The bacterium sequence AGGAGTTAGCTTCACCATTCAACGCGGAGAGATAGTTTGCCTATTAGGCAGAGCCGGAAGCGGTAAATCAACTCTACTAAATGCCATCTCCGGCAAGATTAAATATCGTCATGGTGCTATACACCTCCACTCAGAAAGTATTGCCCAGGCATCGGAACCGGGTCATTATGCTGTTGAAGAACGCAAGCTGCCCGCAACCGTCGAAGCTATCCTGAAACGTGTGATTTCCCATCTACCCGCCGCTAAAATAAGTGTTGAAGTTGCCGATTTGTTAGTGAAGTTGGGTCTCTGGGATTCACGCTCTGAGCATCCTGAGCGCCTGTCAATGAGCAAATCAGCCTGCCTCGAATTGGCAATCATGCTGGCTGCCCGCTCCTCTTTGATGTTGATCGACTCTCTTGGCGATCTTCTCGATCCTACAACATCTCGGCGTTTTTGGGGTGAAGTCTTCCAGCGATCCG is a genomic window containing:
- a CDS encoding ATP-binding cassette domain-containing protein, coding for MQLTSRYQSSEVEPALAVEDLQLTLARLPVLRGVSFTIQRGEIVCLLGRAGSGKSTLLNAISGKIKYRHGAIHLHSESIAQASEPGHYAVEERKLPATVEAILKRVISHLPAAKISVEVADLLVKLGLWDSRSEHPERLSMSKSACLELAIMLAARSSLMLIDSLGDLLDPTTSRRFWGEVFQRSALGTTCLYATRRPEEAERADRVLILESGRITAQGTPDELKSQVIPDRVAIETLDPDGVRDLLTPFEVVVRQTSKGLILHAKDGQATAARLLRDGYGIVKTITLLRPTMSDAWDHLTLGQ